A region from the Aegilops tauschii subsp. strangulata cultivar AL8/78 chromosome 5, Aet v6.0, whole genome shotgun sequence genome encodes:
- the LOC109765303 gene encoding protein FAR1-RELATED SEQUENCE 5 isoform X2 gives MIMISNIFDVLGLKDCVHHVVTAAWITVEMEGTSVPIEIDGDAICLENVGDDEHEAQESGQVQIIYATENGAQVAFDSQEQGTEEHSVRSEEDQENNSVIPSREEFTEELRTKVAYSEEQAYRLYCEYGHRMGFSVRKGKQYYFTGTKVIRTKDYYCSKEGLKDDEQLTEANFNKPETRTNCKAMVRFRVDSEGQWRVIQIIPEHNHELVPPEEIHLLRSVRILSIPKPGTLNAMVNAEIQSMHDSLHVHDDGAECHSQVSIQSYALLEPEDAEALVGYLKRRTIEQGMFYWDVQVDQEGQMTNFFWRDGRSRVDYDCFGDVVVFDTSYRTNKYNMICAPFVGINHHMQNVMFGCAFMLDESVTSYEWLLKSFLESMGGCPPKTIFTDQNDTISKAIEVILPETRHCLCQWHIEKNLQAHLDTPNASGTFHSMFMKCMKDCESEAEFEETWAMMRQEHNLQDDQWLTDLFEQRHKWCTALHKVAFDCGIRSLDRNFSSHNVLGSIADESTSPTNFALEFDKLVGSWRTNESVDDIQCKQISPECSVKQNSILQHAAEVYTHKVYKSLETEFLDGCTGTSYQEMQCSETLYRFEFIMQSSPKVWIVFLDTSTMELSCSCKKFEMMGILCSHALNALGLKNLDKIPESYVLKRWTKYVRKGTYVFPSDQSPEQDCTEAVLAYRNRAMWFVYDLLMKSKGHQDTRKLILDVLENGEKSLESVCELKRMHIHPSGKDKDASKAEKRKKKLSKQDKNSRNVKQVVLPPPAESVFVDQPNQNQYFATEDIATNSSIGRPFFYQEYPGTGVSASQIEGHANIHSVPQCAPAPQPYCI, from the exons ATGATTATGATAAGCAACATATTTGATGTTCTAGGGCTTAAGGATTGTGTGCATCATGTGGTGACAGCAGCTTGGATAACTGTAG AAATGGAAGGTACTAGTGTCCCTATTGAGATTGATGGAGACGCGATCTGTCTGGAGAATGTTGGAGACGACGAGCATGAAGCTCAAGAGAGCGGACAGGTGCAAATCATCTATGCTACTGAAAATGGCGCTCAAGTAGCTTTTGACAGCCAAGAACAGGGAACGGAGGAACATTCTGTGAGAAGTGAAGAAGACCAGGAAAATAATTCTGTTATACCAAGCCGGGAGGAGTTTACTGAAGAATTGCGCACTAAAGTTGCGTATAGTGAGGAACAAGCTTACAGGCTGTACTGTGAGTATGGGCACCGTATGGGTTTTAGTGTGCGAAAGGGAAAGCAGTACTACTTTACAGGGACCAAAGTTATTCGAACGAAAGACTATTACTGCTCAAAGGAAGGTTTAAAGGATGATGAGCAGCTTACTGAGGCAAACTTTAATAAGCCAGAGACCAGAACTAACTGCAAAGCGATGGTCCGTTTTAGAGTTGATTCCGAAGGTCAGTGGCGAGTTATTCAGATAATTCCTGAGCATAATCACGAGTTGGTTCCGCCTGAAGAAATACACTTACTGAGATCAGTGAGGATCCTTTCAATTCCAAAACCCGGTACACTGAACGCAATGGTGAATGCTGAAATCCAATCGATGCATGACAGTTTGCATGTGCATGATGATGGTGCTGAATGCCATAGTCAGGTTAGCATCCAAAGTTACGCACTGCTTGAACCAGAGGATGCCGAAGCACTTGTAGGATATTTGAAGCGTAGAACAATTGAACAAGGTATGTTCTATTGGGATGTGCAAGTAGACCAAGAAGGCCAAATGACCAATTTCTTTTGGAGAGACGGTAGAAGCCGTGTTGACTATGACTGTTTTGGAGATGTTGTGGTATTTGACACATCATATCGTACCAATAAGTACAATATGATATGTGCCCCATTTGTTGGTATTAATCACCACATGCAAAATGTTATGTTTGGCTGTGCATTTATGTTAGATGAGTCGGTGACATCCTATGAATGGTTACTGAAATCATTCTTAGAGTCAATGGGTGGTTGTCCGCCTAAAACAATATTTACTGATCAGAATGACACTATCTCAAAGGCAATTGAAGTCATTCTCCCAGAGACACGCCATTGTCTTTGTCAGTGGCATATCGAAAAGAACCTACAGGCCCATTTGGATACACCAAATGCTTCTGGAACATTTCATAGCATGTTCATGAAATGCATGAAAGATTGCGAGTCAGAAGCAGAGTTTGAGGAAACATGGGCAATGATGCGTCAGGAGCATAATTTGCAGGATGACCAGTGGCTCACTGATCTATTTGAGCAGAGGCATAAATGGTGCACAGCTCTTCACAAGGTTGCATTTGATTGTGGTATTAGATCACTGGATAGGAATTTTAGTTCACACAATGTGCTGGGCAGCATTGCTGATGAATCAACTTCACCCACTAATTTTGCTCTTGAGTTTGATAAACTGGTTGGGAGTTGGCGTACAAATGAATCTGTAGACGATATTCAGTGCAAGCAAATTTCCCCAGAGTGTTCAGTTAAGCAGAATAGTATTTTGCAACACGCTGCTGAAGTTTACACACATAAAGTCTACAAGTCTCTTGAAACAGAGTTTCTAGACGGATGCACTGGAACTTCATACCAGGAAATGCAATGCAGTGAAACACTGTATAGATTTGAGTTCATTATGCAAAGTAGTCCAAAAGTTTGGATAGTTTTCCTTGACACCTCTACCATGGAATTGAGCTGTAGTTGCAAAAAATTTGAGATGATGGGCATACTTTGTTCGCATGCACTGAATGCACTTGGTCTCAAGAATCTTGATAAAATTCCTGAAAGTTATGTTTTAAAGCGATGGACAAAATATGTGAGGAAAGGGACTTATGTATTTCCAAGTGACCAGTCTCCAGAACAAGATTGCACAGAGGCTGTGCTTGCATATCGTAACCGGGCTATGTGGTTTGTTTATGATCTGCTGATGAAGAGCAAAGGTCATCAGGATACAAGAAAACTTATTCTTGACGTGCTTGAAAATGGAGAAAAATCATTGGAAAGTGTATGTGAACTGAAAAGGATGCATATACATCCCTCAGGAAAAGACAAAGATGCAAGTAAAGCTGAGAAGAGGAAAAAAAAGTTATCTAAGCAAGATAAAAATTCAA GAAATGTTAAACAAGTGGTTTTGCCTCCGCCAGCCGAGTCAGTTTTTGTTGACCAACCAAATCAAAATCAGTATTTTGCAACAGAAGATATTGCAACAAACTCATCTATTGGTAGACCTTTCTTCTACCAG GAATATCCTGGTACTGGTGTTTCAGCAAGTCAGATTGAGGGGCATGCAAATATCCATTCCGTGCCTCAGTGTGCACCAGCACCACAG CCATATTGTATTTAA
- the LOC109765303 gene encoding protein FAR1-RELATED SEQUENCE 5 isoform X3, producing the protein MEGTSVPIEIDGDAICLENVGDDEHEAQESGQVQIIYATENGAQVAFDSQEQGTEEHSVRSEEDQENNSVIPSREEFTEELRTKVAYSEEQAYRLYCEYGHRMGFSVRKGKQYYFTGTKVIRTKDYYCSKEGLKDDEQLTEANFNKPETRTNCKAMVRFRVDSEGQWRVIQIIPEHNHELVPPEEIHLLRSVRILSIPKPGTLNAMVNAEIQSMHDSLHVHDDGAECHSQVSIQSYALLEPEDAEALVGYLKRRTIEQGMFYWDVQVDQEGQMTNFFWRDGRSRVDYDCFGDVVVFDTSYRTNKYNMICAPFVGINHHMQNVMFGCAFMLDESVTSYEWLLKSFLESMGGCPPKTIFTDQNDTISKAIEVILPETRHCLCQWHIEKNLQAHLDTPNASGTFHSMFMKCMKDCESEAEFEETWAMMRQEHNLQDDQWLTDLFEQRHKWCTALHKVAFDCGIRSLDRNFSSHNVLGSIADESTSPTNFALEFDKLVGSWRTNESVDDIQCKQISPECSVKQNSILQHAAEVYTHKVYKSLETEFLDGCTGTSYQEMQCSETLYRFEFIMQSSPKVWIVFLDTSTMELSCSCKKFEMMGILCSHALNALGLKNLDKIPESYVLKRWTKYVRKGTYVFPSDQSPEQDCTEAVLAYRNRAMWFVYDLLMKSKGHQDTRKLILDVLENGEKSLESVCELKRMHIHPSGKDKDASKAEKRKKKLSKQDKNSRNVKQVVLPPPAESVFVDQPNQNQYFATEDIATNSSIGRPFFYQEYPGTGVSASQIEGHANIHSVPQCAPAPQEFPAYDAVHPPSTFGGESNF; encoded by the exons ATGGAAGGTACTAGTGTCCCTATTGAGATTGATGGAGACGCGATCTGTCTGGAGAATGTTGGAGACGACGAGCATGAAGCTCAAGAGAGCGGACAGGTGCAAATCATCTATGCTACTGAAAATGGCGCTCAAGTAGCTTTTGACAGCCAAGAACAGGGAACGGAGGAACATTCTGTGAGAAGTGAAGAAGACCAGGAAAATAATTCTGTTATACCAAGCCGGGAGGAGTTTACTGAAGAATTGCGCACTAAAGTTGCGTATAGTGAGGAACAAGCTTACAGGCTGTACTGTGAGTATGGGCACCGTATGGGTTTTAGTGTGCGAAAGGGAAAGCAGTACTACTTTACAGGGACCAAAGTTATTCGAACGAAAGACTATTACTGCTCAAAGGAAGGTTTAAAGGATGATGAGCAGCTTACTGAGGCAAACTTTAATAAGCCAGAGACCAGAACTAACTGCAAAGCGATGGTCCGTTTTAGAGTTGATTCCGAAGGTCAGTGGCGAGTTATTCAGATAATTCCTGAGCATAATCACGAGTTGGTTCCGCCTGAAGAAATACACTTACTGAGATCAGTGAGGATCCTTTCAATTCCAAAACCCGGTACACTGAACGCAATGGTGAATGCTGAAATCCAATCGATGCATGACAGTTTGCATGTGCATGATGATGGTGCTGAATGCCATAGTCAGGTTAGCATCCAAAGTTACGCACTGCTTGAACCAGAGGATGCCGAAGCACTTGTAGGATATTTGAAGCGTAGAACAATTGAACAAGGTATGTTCTATTGGGATGTGCAAGTAGACCAAGAAGGCCAAATGACCAATTTCTTTTGGAGAGACGGTAGAAGCCGTGTTGACTATGACTGTTTTGGAGATGTTGTGGTATTTGACACATCATATCGTACCAATAAGTACAATATGATATGTGCCCCATTTGTTGGTATTAATCACCACATGCAAAATGTTATGTTTGGCTGTGCATTTATGTTAGATGAGTCGGTGACATCCTATGAATGGTTACTGAAATCATTCTTAGAGTCAATGGGTGGTTGTCCGCCTAAAACAATATTTACTGATCAGAATGACACTATCTCAAAGGCAATTGAAGTCATTCTCCCAGAGACACGCCATTGTCTTTGTCAGTGGCATATCGAAAAGAACCTACAGGCCCATTTGGATACACCAAATGCTTCTGGAACATTTCATAGCATGTTCATGAAATGCATGAAAGATTGCGAGTCAGAAGCAGAGTTTGAGGAAACATGGGCAATGATGCGTCAGGAGCATAATTTGCAGGATGACCAGTGGCTCACTGATCTATTTGAGCAGAGGCATAAATGGTGCACAGCTCTTCACAAGGTTGCATTTGATTGTGGTATTAGATCACTGGATAGGAATTTTAGTTCACACAATGTGCTGGGCAGCATTGCTGATGAATCAACTTCACCCACTAATTTTGCTCTTGAGTTTGATAAACTGGTTGGGAGTTGGCGTACAAATGAATCTGTAGACGATATTCAGTGCAAGCAAATTTCCCCAGAGTGTTCAGTTAAGCAGAATAGTATTTTGCAACACGCTGCTGAAGTTTACACACATAAAGTCTACAAGTCTCTTGAAACAGAGTTTCTAGACGGATGCACTGGAACTTCATACCAGGAAATGCAATGCAGTGAAACACTGTATAGATTTGAGTTCATTATGCAAAGTAGTCCAAAAGTTTGGATAGTTTTCCTTGACACCTCTACCATGGAATTGAGCTGTAGTTGCAAAAAATTTGAGATGATGGGCATACTTTGTTCGCATGCACTGAATGCACTTGGTCTCAAGAATCTTGATAAAATTCCTGAAAGTTATGTTTTAAAGCGATGGACAAAATATGTGAGGAAAGGGACTTATGTATTTCCAAGTGACCAGTCTCCAGAACAAGATTGCACAGAGGCTGTGCTTGCATATCGTAACCGGGCTATGTGGTTTGTTTATGATCTGCTGATGAAGAGCAAAGGTCATCAGGATACAAGAAAACTTATTCTTGACGTGCTTGAAAATGGAGAAAAATCATTGGAAAGTGTATGTGAACTGAAAAGGATGCATATACATCCCTCAGGAAAAGACAAAGATGCAAGTAAAGCTGAGAAGAGGAAAAAAAAGTTATCTAAGCAAGATAAAAATTCAA GAAATGTTAAACAAGTGGTTTTGCCTCCGCCAGCCGAGTCAGTTTTTGTTGACCAACCAAATCAAAATCAGTATTTTGCAACAGAAGATATTGCAACAAACTCATCTATTGGTAGACCTTTCTTCTACCAG GAATATCCTGGTACTGGTGTTTCAGCAAGTCAGATTGAGGGGCATGCAAATATCCATTCCGTGCCTCAGTGTGCACCAGCACCACAG GAATTTCCGGCATATGACGCAGTCCACCCCCCATCTACATTTGGTGGCGAAAGTAATTTCTGA
- the LOC109765303 gene encoding protein FAR1-RELATED SEQUENCE 5 isoform X4 — translation MEGTSVPIEIDGDAICLENVGDDEHEAQESGQVQIIYATENGAQVAFDSQEQGTEEHSVRSEEDQENNSVIPSREEFTEELRTKVAYSEEQAYRLYCEYGHRMGFSVRKGKQYYFTGTKVIRTKDYYCSKEGLKDDEQLTEANFNKPETRTNCKAMVRFRVDSEGQWRVIQIIPEHNHELVPPEEIHLLRSVRILSIPKPGTLNAMVNAEIQSMHDSLHVHDDGAECHSQVSIQSYALLEPEDAEALVGYLKRRTIEQGMFYWDVQVDQEGQMTNFFWRDGRSRVDYDCFGDVVVFDTSYRTNKYNMICAPFVGINHHMQNVMFGCAFMLDESVTSYEWLLKSFLESMGGCPPKTIFTDQNDTISKAIEVILPETRHCLCQWHIEKNLQAHLDTPNASGTFHSMFMKCMKDCESEAEFEETWAMMRQEHNLQDDQWLTDLFEQRHKWCTALHKVAFDCGIRSLDRNFSSHNVLGSIADESTSPTNFALEFDKLVGSWRTNESVDDIQCKQISPECSVKQNSILQHAAEVYTHKVYKSLETEFLDGCTGTSYQEMQCSETLYRFEFIMQSSPKVWIVFLDTSTMELSCSCKKFEMMGILCSHALNALGLKNLDKIPESYVLKRWTKYVRKGTYVFPSDQSPEQDCTEAVLAYRNRAMWFVYDLLMKSKGHQDTRKLILDVLENGEKSLESVCELKRMHIHPSGKDKDASKAEKRKKKLSKQDKNSRNVKQVVLPPPAESVFVDQPNQNQYFATEDIATNSSIGRPFFYQEYPGTGVSASQIEGHANIHSVPQCAPAPQPYCI, via the exons ATGGAAGGTACTAGTGTCCCTATTGAGATTGATGGAGACGCGATCTGTCTGGAGAATGTTGGAGACGACGAGCATGAAGCTCAAGAGAGCGGACAGGTGCAAATCATCTATGCTACTGAAAATGGCGCTCAAGTAGCTTTTGACAGCCAAGAACAGGGAACGGAGGAACATTCTGTGAGAAGTGAAGAAGACCAGGAAAATAATTCTGTTATACCAAGCCGGGAGGAGTTTACTGAAGAATTGCGCACTAAAGTTGCGTATAGTGAGGAACAAGCTTACAGGCTGTACTGTGAGTATGGGCACCGTATGGGTTTTAGTGTGCGAAAGGGAAAGCAGTACTACTTTACAGGGACCAAAGTTATTCGAACGAAAGACTATTACTGCTCAAAGGAAGGTTTAAAGGATGATGAGCAGCTTACTGAGGCAAACTTTAATAAGCCAGAGACCAGAACTAACTGCAAAGCGATGGTCCGTTTTAGAGTTGATTCCGAAGGTCAGTGGCGAGTTATTCAGATAATTCCTGAGCATAATCACGAGTTGGTTCCGCCTGAAGAAATACACTTACTGAGATCAGTGAGGATCCTTTCAATTCCAAAACCCGGTACACTGAACGCAATGGTGAATGCTGAAATCCAATCGATGCATGACAGTTTGCATGTGCATGATGATGGTGCTGAATGCCATAGTCAGGTTAGCATCCAAAGTTACGCACTGCTTGAACCAGAGGATGCCGAAGCACTTGTAGGATATTTGAAGCGTAGAACAATTGAACAAGGTATGTTCTATTGGGATGTGCAAGTAGACCAAGAAGGCCAAATGACCAATTTCTTTTGGAGAGACGGTAGAAGCCGTGTTGACTATGACTGTTTTGGAGATGTTGTGGTATTTGACACATCATATCGTACCAATAAGTACAATATGATATGTGCCCCATTTGTTGGTATTAATCACCACATGCAAAATGTTATGTTTGGCTGTGCATTTATGTTAGATGAGTCGGTGACATCCTATGAATGGTTACTGAAATCATTCTTAGAGTCAATGGGTGGTTGTCCGCCTAAAACAATATTTACTGATCAGAATGACACTATCTCAAAGGCAATTGAAGTCATTCTCCCAGAGACACGCCATTGTCTTTGTCAGTGGCATATCGAAAAGAACCTACAGGCCCATTTGGATACACCAAATGCTTCTGGAACATTTCATAGCATGTTCATGAAATGCATGAAAGATTGCGAGTCAGAAGCAGAGTTTGAGGAAACATGGGCAATGATGCGTCAGGAGCATAATTTGCAGGATGACCAGTGGCTCACTGATCTATTTGAGCAGAGGCATAAATGGTGCACAGCTCTTCACAAGGTTGCATTTGATTGTGGTATTAGATCACTGGATAGGAATTTTAGTTCACACAATGTGCTGGGCAGCATTGCTGATGAATCAACTTCACCCACTAATTTTGCTCTTGAGTTTGATAAACTGGTTGGGAGTTGGCGTACAAATGAATCTGTAGACGATATTCAGTGCAAGCAAATTTCCCCAGAGTGTTCAGTTAAGCAGAATAGTATTTTGCAACACGCTGCTGAAGTTTACACACATAAAGTCTACAAGTCTCTTGAAACAGAGTTTCTAGACGGATGCACTGGAACTTCATACCAGGAAATGCAATGCAGTGAAACACTGTATAGATTTGAGTTCATTATGCAAAGTAGTCCAAAAGTTTGGATAGTTTTCCTTGACACCTCTACCATGGAATTGAGCTGTAGTTGCAAAAAATTTGAGATGATGGGCATACTTTGTTCGCATGCACTGAATGCACTTGGTCTCAAGAATCTTGATAAAATTCCTGAAAGTTATGTTTTAAAGCGATGGACAAAATATGTGAGGAAAGGGACTTATGTATTTCCAAGTGACCAGTCTCCAGAACAAGATTGCACAGAGGCTGTGCTTGCATATCGTAACCGGGCTATGTGGTTTGTTTATGATCTGCTGATGAAGAGCAAAGGTCATCAGGATACAAGAAAACTTATTCTTGACGTGCTTGAAAATGGAGAAAAATCATTGGAAAGTGTATGTGAACTGAAAAGGATGCATATACATCCCTCAGGAAAAGACAAAGATGCAAGTAAAGCTGAGAAGAGGAAAAAAAAGTTATCTAAGCAAGATAAAAATTCAA GAAATGTTAAACAAGTGGTTTTGCCTCCGCCAGCCGAGTCAGTTTTTGTTGACCAACCAAATCAAAATCAGTATTTTGCAACAGAAGATATTGCAACAAACTCATCTATTGGTAGACCTTTCTTCTACCAG GAATATCCTGGTACTGGTGTTTCAGCAAGTCAGATTGAGGGGCATGCAAATATCCATTCCGTGCCTCAGTGTGCACCAGCACCACAG CCATATTGTATTTAA
- the LOC109765303 gene encoding protein FAR1-RELATED SEQUENCE 5 isoform X1 — protein MIMISNIFDVLGLKDCVHHVVTAAWITVEMEGTSVPIEIDGDAICLENVGDDEHEAQESGQVQIIYATENGAQVAFDSQEQGTEEHSVRSEEDQENNSVIPSREEFTEELRTKVAYSEEQAYRLYCEYGHRMGFSVRKGKQYYFTGTKVIRTKDYYCSKEGLKDDEQLTEANFNKPETRTNCKAMVRFRVDSEGQWRVIQIIPEHNHELVPPEEIHLLRSVRILSIPKPGTLNAMVNAEIQSMHDSLHVHDDGAECHSQVSIQSYALLEPEDAEALVGYLKRRTIEQGMFYWDVQVDQEGQMTNFFWRDGRSRVDYDCFGDVVVFDTSYRTNKYNMICAPFVGINHHMQNVMFGCAFMLDESVTSYEWLLKSFLESMGGCPPKTIFTDQNDTISKAIEVILPETRHCLCQWHIEKNLQAHLDTPNASGTFHSMFMKCMKDCESEAEFEETWAMMRQEHNLQDDQWLTDLFEQRHKWCTALHKVAFDCGIRSLDRNFSSHNVLGSIADESTSPTNFALEFDKLVGSWRTNESVDDIQCKQISPECSVKQNSILQHAAEVYTHKVYKSLETEFLDGCTGTSYQEMQCSETLYRFEFIMQSSPKVWIVFLDTSTMELSCSCKKFEMMGILCSHALNALGLKNLDKIPESYVLKRWTKYVRKGTYVFPSDQSPEQDCTEAVLAYRNRAMWFVYDLLMKSKGHQDTRKLILDVLENGEKSLESVCELKRMHIHPSGKDKDASKAEKRKKKLSKQDKNSRNVKQVVLPPPAESVFVDQPNQNQYFATEDIATNSSIGRPFFYQEYPGTGVSASQIEGHANIHSVPQCAPAPQEFPAYDAVHPPSTFGGESNF, from the exons ATGATTATGATAAGCAACATATTTGATGTTCTAGGGCTTAAGGATTGTGTGCATCATGTGGTGACAGCAGCTTGGATAACTGTAG AAATGGAAGGTACTAGTGTCCCTATTGAGATTGATGGAGACGCGATCTGTCTGGAGAATGTTGGAGACGACGAGCATGAAGCTCAAGAGAGCGGACAGGTGCAAATCATCTATGCTACTGAAAATGGCGCTCAAGTAGCTTTTGACAGCCAAGAACAGGGAACGGAGGAACATTCTGTGAGAAGTGAAGAAGACCAGGAAAATAATTCTGTTATACCAAGCCGGGAGGAGTTTACTGAAGAATTGCGCACTAAAGTTGCGTATAGTGAGGAACAAGCTTACAGGCTGTACTGTGAGTATGGGCACCGTATGGGTTTTAGTGTGCGAAAGGGAAAGCAGTACTACTTTACAGGGACCAAAGTTATTCGAACGAAAGACTATTACTGCTCAAAGGAAGGTTTAAAGGATGATGAGCAGCTTACTGAGGCAAACTTTAATAAGCCAGAGACCAGAACTAACTGCAAAGCGATGGTCCGTTTTAGAGTTGATTCCGAAGGTCAGTGGCGAGTTATTCAGATAATTCCTGAGCATAATCACGAGTTGGTTCCGCCTGAAGAAATACACTTACTGAGATCAGTGAGGATCCTTTCAATTCCAAAACCCGGTACACTGAACGCAATGGTGAATGCTGAAATCCAATCGATGCATGACAGTTTGCATGTGCATGATGATGGTGCTGAATGCCATAGTCAGGTTAGCATCCAAAGTTACGCACTGCTTGAACCAGAGGATGCCGAAGCACTTGTAGGATATTTGAAGCGTAGAACAATTGAACAAGGTATGTTCTATTGGGATGTGCAAGTAGACCAAGAAGGCCAAATGACCAATTTCTTTTGGAGAGACGGTAGAAGCCGTGTTGACTATGACTGTTTTGGAGATGTTGTGGTATTTGACACATCATATCGTACCAATAAGTACAATATGATATGTGCCCCATTTGTTGGTATTAATCACCACATGCAAAATGTTATGTTTGGCTGTGCATTTATGTTAGATGAGTCGGTGACATCCTATGAATGGTTACTGAAATCATTCTTAGAGTCAATGGGTGGTTGTCCGCCTAAAACAATATTTACTGATCAGAATGACACTATCTCAAAGGCAATTGAAGTCATTCTCCCAGAGACACGCCATTGTCTTTGTCAGTGGCATATCGAAAAGAACCTACAGGCCCATTTGGATACACCAAATGCTTCTGGAACATTTCATAGCATGTTCATGAAATGCATGAAAGATTGCGAGTCAGAAGCAGAGTTTGAGGAAACATGGGCAATGATGCGTCAGGAGCATAATTTGCAGGATGACCAGTGGCTCACTGATCTATTTGAGCAGAGGCATAAATGGTGCACAGCTCTTCACAAGGTTGCATTTGATTGTGGTATTAGATCACTGGATAGGAATTTTAGTTCACACAATGTGCTGGGCAGCATTGCTGATGAATCAACTTCACCCACTAATTTTGCTCTTGAGTTTGATAAACTGGTTGGGAGTTGGCGTACAAATGAATCTGTAGACGATATTCAGTGCAAGCAAATTTCCCCAGAGTGTTCAGTTAAGCAGAATAGTATTTTGCAACACGCTGCTGAAGTTTACACACATAAAGTCTACAAGTCTCTTGAAACAGAGTTTCTAGACGGATGCACTGGAACTTCATACCAGGAAATGCAATGCAGTGAAACACTGTATAGATTTGAGTTCATTATGCAAAGTAGTCCAAAAGTTTGGATAGTTTTCCTTGACACCTCTACCATGGAATTGAGCTGTAGTTGCAAAAAATTTGAGATGATGGGCATACTTTGTTCGCATGCACTGAATGCACTTGGTCTCAAGAATCTTGATAAAATTCCTGAAAGTTATGTTTTAAAGCGATGGACAAAATATGTGAGGAAAGGGACTTATGTATTTCCAAGTGACCAGTCTCCAGAACAAGATTGCACAGAGGCTGTGCTTGCATATCGTAACCGGGCTATGTGGTTTGTTTATGATCTGCTGATGAAGAGCAAAGGTCATCAGGATACAAGAAAACTTATTCTTGACGTGCTTGAAAATGGAGAAAAATCATTGGAAAGTGTATGTGAACTGAAAAGGATGCATATACATCCCTCAGGAAAAGACAAAGATGCAAGTAAAGCTGAGAAGAGGAAAAAAAAGTTATCTAAGCAAGATAAAAATTCAA GAAATGTTAAACAAGTGGTTTTGCCTCCGCCAGCCGAGTCAGTTTTTGTTGACCAACCAAATCAAAATCAGTATTTTGCAACAGAAGATATTGCAACAAACTCATCTATTGGTAGACCTTTCTTCTACCAG GAATATCCTGGTACTGGTGTTTCAGCAAGTCAGATTGAGGGGCATGCAAATATCCATTCCGTGCCTCAGTGTGCACCAGCACCACAG GAATTTCCGGCATATGACGCAGTCCACCCCCCATCTACATTTGGTGGCGAAAGTAATTTCTGA